The following proteins come from a genomic window of Synechococcus sp. NB0720_010:
- a CDS encoding gamma carbonic anhydrase family protein — MASTPWPTPSVHPDAWVADSAVLIGDVQLAAGASLWPTAVARADVCPIVIGEGSNVQDGAVLHGDPGQPVLIGADVTIGHRAVVHGATLEDGCLIGIGAIVLNGVTVGAGALVAAGSVVTKDVPPRALVMGAPAQVKRELSEEKAAEQREHARRYRQLAMAHAGRSTDLGFH; from the coding sequence ATGGCCAGCACTCCGTGGCCCACGCCATCGGTCCATCCCGACGCCTGGGTAGCGGACAGCGCCGTGCTGATTGGCGACGTCCAGCTGGCCGCGGGCGCCAGCCTCTGGCCCACTGCTGTCGCCCGGGCTGATGTCTGCCCGATCGTCATCGGCGAGGGCAGCAACGTCCAGGACGGGGCCGTGCTCCACGGGGATCCGGGCCAGCCGGTGCTGATCGGTGCGGACGTCACCATCGGCCACCGCGCTGTGGTCCACGGCGCCACCCTCGAAGACGGCTGCCTGATCGGCATCGGTGCGATCGTCCTCAATGGGGTCACCGTTGGTGCGGGGGCCTTGGTGGCCGCCGGATCCGTTGTGACCAAGGACGTGCCGCCCCGGGCCCTGGTCATGGGCGCCCCAGCCCAGGTCAAACGGGAGCTCTCTGAGGAGAAGGCTGCCGAGCAGCGCGAGCACGCCCGGCGCTACCGCCAGCTGGCCATGGCCCACGCGGGGCGATCCACGGACCTGGGCTTCCACTGA
- a CDS encoding photosystem II protein Y produces the protein MDARLLLVVTPILLAAGWAVFNIGRAAVGQLQMMLKRAQG, from the coding sequence ATGGACGCACGGCTCCTGCTTGTTGTGACCCCGATCCTTCTGGCCGCCGGCTGGGCTGTGTTCAACATCGGCCGCGCCGCCGTGGGCCAACTGCAGATGATGCTGAAGCGCGCCCAAGGCTGA